The following is a genomic window from Thermoanaerobaculia bacterium.
CGAACAGATATTTGGTGCTCATCGAGGCCTCCTTCGTTCGATCGAGTTCGGGTTTTCGAGGGGGTGAGACGCCGTTTCCGAGGTGTTCGGACAGACGAGTCCGGGAAGAGGAGCGATCCCGTTCATGCGTGCATTCTTGTTAATATTAATCGTGCGTTCCCTTCCCGTCAAGAGAAGCGCCGTCGCCGTATGGCTCGCCGTCGCCGCCGCGTCGGCCGCGGCGGTCCGCGCGGTCGACCTCCGGTGGCGGCGAATGGAATCTTCCGTCACGGGCGACGCGCGCTGGATCTGGTCCACCGACGACGTCAAGTCCCCGGCGCCGACGCGTTTCACGGCGATCCGTTCGATCGCCCTCGAGGAAGGGGCGCCCGGCGCGCGCGTGAAGATCTTCGTGGATCGTGCGTATCGCCTCCTGCTCGACGGCGTTCCGGTCGGTTCCGGCGCCATGAAACCGGGAGACCCGATGGACGTGTGGGATCTCGCGGGCCGGCTGACGCCCGGGACTCACGTCTTCGCAATCGAAGCGGCGAGCCCGACGGGAATCGGCGGGATCCTTTTCGCGCTCGACATGCCGGGGCGCGGGCGCGGCGCGCTCGTTTCCGACGCGTCGTGGCGGATCGGCGGGCGTCCGGCGTTCGTGTGGGGCTCGCCGCCGATGTACCCGTGGGGCTTTCCCGCGCCTCGACGATGAGGCGCGCGAAGCGGGCCGCGACGGGCCGTGCGGACGGCCGGCCGCCTCGAGCTGCCGGGATCAGGCGCCGGGAGCGTCATCCATGAACCGCCGGGAGCTGTTCGGCCTCGCCGCGGCGACCGGCGCCGCGCTCTCGTGGCCGGCGTCGGGCGCGGGCGACCCCGCCGCGCCTCCGGCGGCGAAACGGCGGATGCGGATCGACGGCTGCGGAGAGGCGTTCGATCCGGACGGCCCCTGGCCGCTCGGCGGCGCCGCGCTCGCCTCCCTCGCGGCGGCCGGGCTCACCGCCGTCAACTTCACGGTGGTCGGTCCCGGAGCGGACTTCGAGAAGACCGTTCGCGCGGTGGCGTTCGTCCAGGGCACGGCCGACCGTTTTCCGGATCGGCTGATCGTCGTCCGCCGGGCCGCGGATCTCGATCGCGCGGCGGACGAGGGGCGGACCGGTCTCGTGATGGGGTTCCAGACGACCGGGATGCTCGGCGAGGACCTCGATCGAATCGACGTGTTCGGCCGTCTCGGCGTCCGGATCATGCAGCTCACGTACAACGACCGGAGCCTCTACGGCGACGGATGCCTCGAGCCCTCCGACGCGGGCCTCTCGCGGCTCGGGCGGCGCGCCGTCGAGCGGATGAACGCGTCCGGGATCACCATCGACGTCAGCCACTCGGGCGACCGGACGACTCGGGAAGCGATCGAAGCCTCCCGGAAACCGATCGTGATCTCGCACGCCGGATGCCGCGCCGTCTTCCCGCATCCCCGCAACAAGGAGGACGCGGCGCTCAAGGCGCTCGCCGATCGCGGCGGCGTCGTCGGCATCTACCTGATGCCGTTCCTCTCCGCCGGCCCCGGACCGATCACGCCCGAGGACCTCCACCGGCACGTCGCGCACGCGGTCGAGGTCTGCGGCGAGGATCACGTGGGCATCGGGACCGATCAGGGCGTCTCTCCCGTCGAGGACACCCCCGAGTATCGGAAGAACCTCGCGGCGGAAGTCGAGGCGCGCCGCAAGGCGGGCGTGAGCGCGCCGGGAGAAAGCGCGGACCGCCCGCCGTTCATTCCGGAATTCAACCGGGCGGACCGGTTCGCGAGGCTGGCGGAGGACTTCGGGCGCCGGGGAATGGCGCCGGCTGTGATCGACAAGGTCCTCGGCGGGAATTTCGAGCGGGTGTTCCGGGAAACGTGGGAGGAGAAGTGAGAGTCGCCATCGCCCTGATGTTCGCGGCGGCCGCGGCGGCGGGCGCCGCGGAGCCGGATCGGTACACGGTCCTCCTGTCGGGCAATCGAGCGGGAGAGGAGACCGTGCTCCGCCTTCCCTCGGGAGAGCTCCGGATCCATTTCGAATTCAACGACCGCGGGCGCGGGCCGAAGATCGACGAACGCATCGATCTCGACGGTCGGGGATGGCCCTCGGCGATCGAGATCACGGGAGTCGACTATTTCAAGGGCGCCGTCGAGGAGCGATTCCGGCGCGAGGGGAGAAGGGCGACCTGGAAGAGCGACGTCGAGCACGGGGAAGCCGCCGACGGCGGGTTCTACCTGGCGTTCAACGGGGCGCCCGTGGAAGTGGGCCTGCTCGCCGCGGCGCTCCTTCGCGCCCCGGATCACGGCGTCGCGCTCCTGCCGGAAGGGCGGGCGGCGATCGAGGAAGCGGGGGAGCGGACCGTCCGGAAGGGCGGCGCGAGCCGCGTCGTCCGCCAGTACCTCGTGACGGGCCTCGACTTCGCTCCTTCCCGCGTCTGGCTGGACCGGGACGGGGGCTTCTTCGCTTCCGTCAGCCCGTGGCTGACCGTCGTCCGGGGAGGATGGGAAGGCGCGGCGGCAGATCTCGCGGCCGCGCAGGACGAATCGGCGGCGCAACGGCAGAAAGCGCTCGCGGCGCGGCTGGCCCACCGCGCGCCCGCGATCGCCTTCACGCATGCCGCGCTCTTCGACTCCGAGAAAGCCTCGATCGTTCCCGCGACGACCGTCGTGGTCTCGGGCGGGCGGATCGCGGCGGTCGGGCGCGACGGCGCCGTCGCGATCCCGTCCGGCGCGACCGTGATCGACGCCGCGGGAAAGACCCTTCTTCCGGGGCTGTGGGACATGCACGTCCACCTCTCCTCCGCGGCGGACGGCCTCCTCGACATCGCCAACGGGATCACGACGGTCCGCGACATGGGCAACGACCCCGATGCGCTCCTCGGGTGGAAGAAGCAGTTCGACGAGGGAACGGCGGTCGGCCCCCGCGTGGAGCTCGCGGGCCTGGTCGACGGCAGCGGCCCGTACAGCGGCCCGATCAAGATCAAGGTCGACGACGAGGCGGGGGCGAAGGCCGCCGTCGACGATTACTTCCGCCGGGGATACGCCCAGATCAAGATCTACAGCTCGATCAAGCCTGAGCTGATGCCGGTGATCGCCCGCCTGGCGCATGCCCACGGGATGCGCGTGTCGGGGCACGTGCCCGCGTTCATGACCGCCGATCAGTTCGTGCGGGAAGGCTCCGACGAGATCCAGCACGTCAATTTCCTCTTCCTGAATTTCCTGTTCGACAGGGTCAAGGACACCCGGACGCCGGCGCGGTTCACCGAGGTCGCGGAGCACGGCGCCGAGATCGATCCGTCGCAGGATCGGGTGAAGGCGTTCCTCGACCTCCTCGCCGCGCATCGGACGGTCGTCGATCCCACACTCGTCGCCTTCGAGACGATGTTCGTCGGAAAGAAGGGGACCGTTTCACCGTCGTACACGGAGATCGCGGATCGGATGCCCGCGCAGATCCGCCGCGGCTTCCTCTCCGGGAGCCTCCCGATCCCCGCCGGGAAGGAAACGCGCTACCGGGATTCCTACCGGTCGATGCTGAGGATGGTGAAGGCGCTCTACGACCGCGGCATTCCGATCGTGGCGGGAACCGACGACCTCGCCGGGTTCTCGCTCGCGCGGGAGCTCGAGCTCTACGTCGAAGCGGGGATTCCGCCCGCGGACGTGCTGCGGATCGCGACCCTCGGCGGCGCGCGCGTGATGCGCCGCGATGCGGAGCGCGGATCGATCGCTCCCGGCAAGGCGGCCGATCTGGCGCTCGTCGCCGGCGACCCGAGCGCGCGGATCTCCGACATCCGGCGAGTCGAGATCGTCGTCAAGGACGGCGTTCTCTACCGTCCGTCGGAGATCGACGCGGTGATCGGGGTCGAGCCGCTCTCCTGACAGGGAACATTCTCCGCGGGCCGCCGTACAGCTCTCCAGGAGGAGCCATGCTCGCATCCGTTCTCCAGGACCTGCGCTACGCGTTCCGCATTTCCCGTCGAAATCCGGTCGTCATCGCGACGGCCGTTCTCTCCCTCGCGATCGGGATCGGAGCGGGAACGACGATCTTCAGCGTCGCCGATGGCCTCCTCTTCCGCGCGCCGTCCGGCGTCGCCGACCCGGACCGCCTCGTCGACGTCGGCCGGAGCCAGAATGGCGCCGGCTTCGACACGAACTCCTATCCGAACTTTCGCGACGTCCGGGAGAGGGCGACCGCCTTCTCGGGGGTGTACGCGTACCCGATCGAACCGGAGCCGATCACGATCCGGACGCCCCGGGGAGACGCGGTTCTCGTCCACGGGAGCGCCGTCAGCGCGGATTTCTTTCGCATCCTCGGCGCGCGGCCCGCGCTCGGTCGTTTCTTCACGGCCGCCGACGGCGAGAAGGGGGGAGAGACCGGGCTCGTGGTCCTGAGCGACCGCCTGTGGAAGGAGCAGTTCGGATCGAACCCCGCGATCGTCGGAGTGACGGTGACCCTCAACGGCGTCGCCTTTTCCGTCGCCGGCGTCGCCCGGAGGAACTTCCAGGGGACGACCCTCCTCGTCCCCGACCTCTGGTACCCGCTGACGATGGCGCCGCGGGTGACGCCGCGCCTCGGGTCCGGCATCCTGGAGAGCCGCGCCTCGGCGTGGCTCCTCATGGGGGCGCGTCTGAAGCCCGGCGTCACCCTCGCCCGCGCCCGCGCCGAGCTCCGGACGATCGGGAAGACGCTCGCCCGCGAGTACCCGGCCGACAACGCCGGACGGGGCCTCGTCGCCGAGAAGAGCACCCGGTTTCCCGGCAACACGGCCCCGCTGGCTCGCTTCGTCGCGCTCCTCGCCGCGATCGTGGGAGCGGTCCTCGCCGTCGCGTGCGCGAACGTCGGCGGCGTGCTCCTGGCGCGCGCCGCGGCGCGACGGCGGGAGATCGCGGTGCGGCTGGCGATCGGCGCGGGCCGCGGCCGCCTCGTCCGGCAGTTCCTCACGGAGTCGGTTCTCCTGTTCGGCGCCGGCGGCGCGGGCGGGCTGCTGGTCGCCAGAACGCTTCTCCTGCTGCTGGAGCGGCTCCTTCCCGCGCTCCCCGTCCCCGTCGGGGTGCCTCTCCGGATCGATCCGCGGGTGATCGGCTTCGCGGCCGCCCTGTCGCTCGGATCGTCGATCGTCGCCGGGCTCGCTCCCGCCTTCCACGCCTCCCGGGGCGACGTGGCCGGCGCGCTGAAGTCGGACGGGGGAGGATCGCCGCGACTCCGCCTCCGCGACGCGTTCGTGGTGGGACAGGTCGCGCTCTCGCTCCTCCTGGTCGTCGGGGCCGGCCTCTTTCTGCGCGCCCTCCGGCGCGCGGCGTCGGTCGATCCCGGGTTCGAAGCCGCGGGCGTCGATCTGGGGTCGTTCGATCTTTCGACCGCCTCCGGCGGCGAAACGGGCGCACGCGCCGCCGGGGAGCGAATCCTCGAGGCGGTGCGCGAATCCGCCGGGGTCGAGTCGGCGAGCCTGACGGCGGTCGTTCCCCTCTCGGGCACGGGTCTGGGACTCGGACGCCTCACGGCGCCCGGAGGGACCGCTTCCGGCGACGGCGGGATCGCGGCCGACTGGGACGTGGTCGAACCGGGCTACTTCCGGACCCTCCGGATTCCGTTGGCCCGGGGCAGGGAGTTCACGGAAGCCGACCGCGCCGGCGCGCCCGACGTGGCGATCGTCAACGAGACGGCCGCGCGACGGATCTGGCCGGGAGGCGACGCGCTGGGAAAGACTCTCGTCCAGGATGACGCCCCTCCCGGCGCTCCGCCGCGGCTCCGGACGCTCACGATCGTCGGCGTCGCCCGGGACGGGAAGTACCGGTCGCTGGACGAGCCTTCCCGCCCGTTCGTCTGGGTCCCTTTCCGGCAGCAGTACGTGCCGCGCGTGACCGTCGTCGTTCGGGGGCGCGGCGGGCGCCGGGCCGGCGGCGTTCTGCGCGCCGTCGCGGCGGCCGCGGTCCCGGGCGTTCCGCTCCTTCGCGTCGAGCGGCTCGAGGACGCCGCGGCGACGGGGCTCCTTCCGCAGCGCGTCGCCGGGGCCGCGTCCGGCGCGCTCGGGGCCGTCGGGCTCCTGCTCGCGGCGATCGGCGTCTACGGCGTGACCGCCTACGCGGTCGCGCGGCGGACCCGCGAGATCGCGATCCGCGTCGCCGTCGGCGCGGCCCCCCGCGGGATCGTCCGGATGATCCTCGGGAAGTCGCTCGCGCTCGCCGCCGCCGGAATCGGCATCGGCCTCGCGCTCGCGGCGGCCGCGGGAGGCCTCGTGAAAGCGCTCCTCTTCGGGATTCCGCCTCTCGATCCGGCGACGTTCGGAGGCGCCGCGGCGCTCTTCCTCCTCGTCTCCGCCGCCGCGGCGCTCGGGCCGGCGGCGCGAGCGGCCGGAATCCAGCCGCTGGAGGCCCTGCGGAGCGAGTGACGCGGCCGGGAAGGCGAGCTCAGTCGGCGCGGGGCGACGTCGCGAGGCCGGCGAGAGCTTCCCGGGCGGCGGCGCAGAAGGGGTTCGCGCCGTCGTACCCGGCTTTCGCGATGATCTTCTGGTAGAGCGCGATCGCCGTGTCGCCGTCGGAGTACCCGATCTCGCAGATCTGGGCGAGCGTGAAGAGGACGTCGAGGCTCTCGGGCTCGATCGAGCGCGCCTTCTCGCAGAAGACGCGCGCGACGTCGAAGCGCTCTTCGTCGGCCGCGAGTCGGGCGCGTTTCAGGTACAGATCGACCTCGGCCGAGCGCTCGACGCGCGGCGCGTGGATCCTGAGGCTCGTGAGCTTCCCCGGAGGAGGTGTCGTTTTCATGGGCTCCCGTCCGAAATCGTCGTTCCGGGCCGCCGCGGCGCCAACGGCGCGCCGCCGTCCGGCCTGCCGATTTTCAGTGTAGGGCAATATTGCCGAACGTCAAGATTTTTCGTGCATTTCGCCGAGAATGGACGGTTCGTCGCCCGATCGGCTCGAGGCGTCGCCGCGCCGGCCTAGGAGATGCGTTCGACGAGGCCTTCCGCGGCGAGCATCAGCGCCTCTTTCGCTTCGGAGGCGGGAAACGGCGAGAGCGCCTCGCGCGCCGCGCGCGCGTTCTCGAGGGCGAGGGCGCGCGTGCGGGCGACTCCCTGGTGGCGCTCGACGATCGAGAGGATCTCGAAGGGGGACACGCTGTCGAATTTCCGCTCCTTGAGAACGCGAGCGACCTTCGCGCGTTCCGCGGGAGCCGCATCGGGGAGGGAAAGGATGAGCGGCATCGTGAGTTTCCCCTCCCGCAGATCGGAGAGCACGGGCTTGCCCACGACCGATTCCCGGGCCGTATAGTCGAGCAGGTCGTCGATCAGCTGGAAAGAGATGCCGAGCCGCCGCCCGTAGAGGGCGAGGCGCTCGGAGGCCGCCTCGCTGCCGTTCGGCGCGAAGTGGGCGGGGATCCGGCACGCGGCCGAGAAGAGCTCGGCGGTCTTGCGCCGGACGATTCCGAGCGCCCCCTCCGCATCGAGCTCGACGTCCCCCTCCCGCTCCAGACCGATGATCTCCCCCTCGATCATCGCGAGGGTCGTCTGGGAAAGGATCTTCAGGATGGTGAGGTCCCCCTCCTCGAGCGCGACGCCCATCGACTTCGTGTAGAGGTAATCGCCGAAGAGGACCGTCAGGTTGTTTCCCCAGAGGGAGTTGACCGATTCCCGGCCGCGGCGGAGCTTCGCCTCGTCGATGATGTCGTCGTGCACGAGGGTCGCCGCGTGGATGAACTCCACGACCGCCGCGTAGCGGACGTC
Proteins encoded in this region:
- a CDS encoding membrane dipeptidase, translated to MNRRELFGLAAATGAALSWPASGAGDPAAPPAAKRRMRIDGCGEAFDPDGPWPLGGAALASLAAAGLTAVNFTVVGPGADFEKTVRAVAFVQGTADRFPDRLIVVRRAADLDRAADEGRTGLVMGFQTTGMLGEDLDRIDVFGRLGVRIMQLTYNDRSLYGDGCLEPSDAGLSRLGRRAVERMNASGITIDVSHSGDRTTREAIEASRKPIVISHAGCRAVFPHPRNKEDAALKALADRGGVVGIYLMPFLSAGPGPITPEDLHRHVAHAVEVCGEDHVGIGTDQGVSPVEDTPEYRKNLAAEVEARRKAGVSAPGESADRPPFIPEFNRADRFARLAEDFGRRGMAPAVIDKVLGGNFERVFRETWEEK
- a CDS encoding amidohydrolase family protein gives rise to the protein MRVAIALMFAAAAAAGAAEPDRYTVLLSGNRAGEETVLRLPSGELRIHFEFNDRGRGPKIDERIDLDGRGWPSAIEITGVDYFKGAVEERFRREGRRATWKSDVEHGEAADGGFYLAFNGAPVEVGLLAAALLRAPDHGVALLPEGRAAIEEAGERTVRKGGASRVVRQYLVTGLDFAPSRVWLDRDGGFFASVSPWLTVVRGGWEGAAADLAAAQDESAAQRQKALAARLAHRAPAIAFTHAALFDSEKASIVPATTVVVSGGRIAAVGRDGAVAIPSGATVIDAAGKTLLPGLWDMHVHLSSAADGLLDIANGITTVRDMGNDPDALLGWKKQFDEGTAVGPRVELAGLVDGSGPYSGPIKIKVDDEAGAKAAVDDYFRRGYAQIKIYSSIKPELMPVIARLAHAHGMRVSGHVPAFMTADQFVREGSDEIQHVNFLFLNFLFDRVKDTRTPARFTEVAEHGAEIDPSQDRVKAFLDLLAAHRTVVDPTLVAFETMFVGKKGTVSPSYTEIADRMPAQIRRGFLSGSLPIPAGKETRYRDSYRSMLRMVKALYDRGIPIVAGTDDLAGFSLARELELYVEAGIPPADVLRIATLGGARVMRRDAERGSIAPGKAADLALVAGDPSARISDIRRVEIVVKDGVLYRPSEIDAVIGVEPLS
- a CDS encoding ADOP family duplicated permease — its product is MLASVLQDLRYAFRISRRNPVVIATAVLSLAIGIGAGTTIFSVADGLLFRAPSGVADPDRLVDVGRSQNGAGFDTNSYPNFRDVRERATAFSGVYAYPIEPEPITIRTPRGDAVLVHGSAVSADFFRILGARPALGRFFTAADGEKGGETGLVVLSDRLWKEQFGSNPAIVGVTVTLNGVAFSVAGVARRNFQGTTLLVPDLWYPLTMAPRVTPRLGSGILESRASAWLLMGARLKPGVTLARARAELRTIGKTLAREYPADNAGRGLVAEKSTRFPGNTAPLARFVALLAAIVGAVLAVACANVGGVLLARAAARRREIAVRLAIGAGRGRLVRQFLTESVLLFGAGGAGGLLVARTLLLLLERLLPALPVPVGVPLRIDPRVIGFAAALSLGSSIVAGLAPAFHASRGDVAGALKSDGGGSPRLRLRDAFVVGQVALSLLLVVGAGLFLRALRRAASVDPGFEAAGVDLGSFDLSTASGGETGARAAGERILEAVRESAGVESASLTAVVPLSGTGLGLGRLTAPGGTASGDGGIAADWDVVEPGYFRTLRIPLARGREFTEADRAGAPDVAIVNETAARRIWPGGDALGKTLVQDDAPPGAPPRLRTLTIVGVARDGKYRSLDEPSRPFVWVPFRQQYVPRVTVVVRGRGGRRAGGVLRAVAAAAVPGVPLLRVERLEDAAATGLLPQRVAGAASGALGAVGLLLAAIGVYGVTAYAVARRTREIAIRVAVGAAPRGIVRMILGKSLALAAAGIGIGLALAAAAGGLVKALLFGIPPLDPATFGGAAALFLLVSAAAALGPAARAAGIQPLEALRSE
- a CDS encoding polyprenyl synthetase family protein, with amino-acid sequence MKSAARPREEELRRSYDLIAPKLAEVERELIRLCDSPVATISKIGDYLRSGGGKRIRPALLLLSAKLLGYESGSTDVRYAAVVEFIHAATLVHDDIIDEAKLRRGRESVNSLWGNNLTVLFGDYLYTKSMGVALEEGDLTILKILSQTTLAMIEGEIIGLEREGDVELDAEGALGIVRRKTAELFSAACRIPAHFAPNGSEAASERLALYGRRLGISFQLIDDLLDYTARESVVGKPVLSDLREGKLTMPLILSLPDAAPAERAKVARVLKERKFDSVSPFEILSIVERHQGVARTRALALENARAAREALSPFPASEAKEALMLAAEGLVERIS